The Pirellulales bacterium genome includes a region encoding these proteins:
- a CDS encoding zinc ribbon domain-containing protein → MRLLVACPKCQRQYDATGREIGSRFRCRCGEVLTVHQPQGHDAAVVRCSSCGAPRHEGSTRCEYCSADFTLREQDLDTICPQCFARVSDQARFCDHCGKPLAAEPLDNVDTLLTCPICRGDHRLFSRPVGGFGIMECRICAGLWIEIAIFQQLIDHARQTGETAEKWLRTDFSRHLPTAGKSTGMSRGYLPCPVCSTLMLRQNYEHRSGVIVDYCKPHGMWFDADKLSRLVEWIHGGGIEAAQCDREQEAARAARFQAAGISGAPMAGSMLAADDGAHEASFLLHCGLLVARLFMGF, encoded by the coding sequence ATGCGTCTCCTTGTTGCTTGTCCGAAATGTCAGCGGCAGTACGACGCCACGGGGCGCGAAATCGGCAGCCGGTTTCGCTGCCGGTGCGGCGAAGTGCTGACGGTTCATCAGCCGCAAGGACACGATGCGGCGGTGGTGCGGTGCTCCTCATGCGGTGCGCCGCGGCATGAAGGAAGCACGCGCTGCGAATATTGCAGCGCCGATTTCACGCTTCGCGAACAAGACCTCGACACGATCTGCCCGCAGTGCTTTGCCCGAGTGAGCGATCAGGCGCGGTTCTGCGACCATTGCGGCAAGCCGTTGGCGGCCGAGCCGCTCGACAATGTCGACACACTGCTGACGTGCCCCATCTGCCGCGGCGATCATCGCTTGTTTAGCCGCCCGGTCGGCGGATTCGGCATCATGGAATGCCGCATCTGTGCCGGGCTGTGGATCGAAATCGCCATCTTTCAGCAATTGATCGACCATGCCCGGCAAACCGGCGAAACGGCGGAAAAGTGGCTGCGAACCGATTTCAGCCGCCATCTGCCAACGGCGGGAAAATCGACCGGCATGTCGCGGGGCTATTTGCCCTGCCCCGTTTGCAGCACCTTGATGCTGCGGCAAAACTACGAGCATCGCAGCGGAGTGATCGTCGACTATTGCAAGCCCCACGGAATGTGGTTCGACGCCGACAAGCTCTCGCGATTGGTCGAATGGATTCACGGCGGCGGAATCGAGGCGGCCCAATGCGATCGCGAACAAGAAGCCGCGCGGGCCGCCAGGTTCCAGGCCGCGGGAATATCCGGAGCGCCGATGGCCGGCAGCATGCTCGCTGCCGACGACGGCGCTCATGAAGCGTCGTTCCTGCTCCACTGCGGATTGCTGGTGGCCCGGCTCTTCATGGGCTTTTAG